TCTAAATCATAATCAGGCTCGATGCGGAATAACTCCAGCACCTGATCCAGCATCTGCCGGTGCTGGGCTGTAACGGCCACGACTGTCTGGATTTTATCGGCATGCTTTTTCAGTTCCAGTACGACCGGAGCCATCTTGATTGCTTCCGGACGCGTGCCGAATACAGTCATTACCTTAATCATAGAAATACCTCCTTAGACGAAACAATTCTACCCGCCTATTCTTTGCGGGTAGAATTGGCCGTTGTTTTTTGCAATATGCCAAGGCGTTTCGCCGTATAAATAATCACAGCAAGGACGACCAATACCGTCGCAATGCCTGTCTGATAACTTACGTTAGCGACAAACAGGGCTACGATCCCCAGAACGATGCTGACGAAATACATGATCAATACAGCTTGCTTCTGCGACATGCCTAAAGCCAGCAGGCGATGGTGCAGATGTCCCTTATCAGGCTGAAAAATGGGCACGCCGCTCATCTTGCGGCGGATAATAGCGAATAACGTATCCAAAATGGGCAGGCCCAGAGCGATGAGCGGCACTACCAACGCGATCGTCGCCGCCGTCTTAACCAGCCCCAGCACAGCTGCGACGGCCATCGTATAGCCCAGCAGCATACTTCCCGTATCGCCCATGAAAATCTTGGCGGGGTTAAAATTGTACTGCAAAAAGCCGAGAGCTGCTCCGGCCATTGCGACGATGATCATAGCCGGCAGGTACTGGTTCATGGTATAAGCCAGCAAAAACATCGATACCGACGCGATAAACGACACGCCGGCCGCCAATCCATCCAGGCCGTCAATCAGATTTACTGTATTCGTAAACCCGATAATCCAGAAAATCGTCACCGGAATAGCGACGAGCTCCGGCAGCACGATGAGCGTGCCGAAGGGATTTGTCAGCCATTCGATCTGAATTCCAAAGGCGATGGGAATACATGCCGCAACGATCTGTCCGACTAATTTTACTTTAGCCGGAATATTGCAGATATCGTCCCAAATGCCCAAGGCGACGATAGCCGTGCATCCCAGGAGAAGGCCCAGCAGCTCGTGGCGCACGGGTACGCAAAAGAGTACGGCCGCCATGAAGCCGACGTAGATAGC
This region of Megasphaera stantonii genomic DNA includes:
- a CDS encoding MraY family glycosyltransferase, whose translation is MLEYFVPFLIALIVAYVLTPGVKKLAIKVGAVDKPNARKVHTHAIPRLGGLAIYVGFMAAVLFCVPVRHELLGLLLGCTAIVALGIWDDICNIPAKVKLVGQIVAACIPIAFGIQIEWLTNPFGTLIVLPELVAIPVTIFWIIGFTNTVNLIDGLDGLAAGVSFIASVSMFLLAYTMNQYLPAMIIVAMAGAALGFLQYNFNPAKIFMGDTGSMLLGYTMAVAAVLGLVKTAATIALVVPLIALGLPILDTLFAIIRRKMSGVPIFQPDKGHLHHRLLALGMSQKQAVLIMYFVSIVLGIVALFVANVSYQTGIATVLVVLAVIIYTAKRLGILQKTTANSTRKE